From one Gammaproteobacteria bacterium CG11_big_fil_rev_8_21_14_0_20_46_22 genomic stretch:
- the tuf gene encoding elongation factor Tu (EF-Tu; promotes GTP-dependent binding of aminoacyl-tRNA to the A-site of ribosomes during protein biosynthesis; when the tRNA anticodon matches the mRNA codon, GTP hydrolysis results; the inactive EF-Tu-GDP leaves the ribosome and release of GDP is promoted by elongation factor Ts; many prokaryotes have two copies of the gene encoding EF-Tu) yields MADKFERNKTHVNVGTIGHVDHGKTTLTASILKVLSAKGYISQDKSVDQIDAAPEERERGITIATAHVEYESPTRHYAHVDCPGHADYVKNMITGAAQMDGAILVVSAADGPMPQTREHILLARQVGVPYIVV; encoded by the coding sequence ATGGCAGACAAATTTGAACGTAATAAGACCCATGTTAACGTAGGTACAATCGGCCACGTTGATCATGGAAAAACAACTCTTACAGCATCAATTCTTAAGGTATTGAGTGCTAAAGGTTATATTTCTCAAGATAAATCAGTAGACCAAATTGACGCAGCTCCAGAAGAGCGCGAACGTGGTATTACTATTGCTACAGCTCATGTTGAGTATGAATCACCAACAAGACACTATGCACACGTTGACTGTCCAGGACATGCTGACTATGTAAAAAACATGATTACAGGTGCAGCTCAAATGGATGGAGCTATATTAGTAGTTTCTGCTGCAGATGGACCAATGCCTCAAACAAGAGAGCATATTTTGCTTGCTCGCCAGGTTGGTGTACCATATATCGTAGT
- the fusA gene encoding elongation factor G (EF-G; promotes GTP-dependent translocation of the ribosome during translation; many organisms have multiple copies of this gene), producing the protein IPREYIPAIEKGVKEATTKGILAGYPVIDVEATVYDGSYHDVDSSEVAFKVAASMAFAEAAKKATPIILEPVMKVEVTTPEQFMGDVIGDLNSKRGQIQEMRERGGVKIIDAQVPLSEMFGYATDLRSMSQGRASYAMEFDKYMEVPKNVALEIISGKK; encoded by the coding sequence ATTCCAAGAGAATATATTCCTGCAATAGAAAAAGGTGTTAAAGAAGCAACTACAAAAGGTATATTAGCAGGTTATCCTGTAATAGATGTTGAGGCTACAGTATATGATGGATCTTACCATGACGTAGACTCTTCAGAAGTAGCATTTAAAGTTGCAGCATCTATGGCATTTGCAGAAGCAGCTAAAAAAGCAACACCAATTATTTTAGAACCAGTTATGAAAGTGGAAGTTACAACACCAGAACAATTTATGGGTGATGTAATTGGAGATTTAAATTCAAAACGTGGACAAATACAAGAAATGAGAGAAAGAGGCGGTGTAAAAATAATTGATGCACAGGTGCCATTATCAGAGATGTTTGGTTATGCAACAGATCTACGTTCTATGAGTCAGGGACGTGCAAGTTATGCTATGGAATTTGATAAATATATGGAAGTTCCTAAGAATGTAGCTTTAGAGATTATCTCAGGTAAAAAATAA